The DNA region CGGACCTGCGGGTGGCCTTCCTGCACCAGCACCACGCGCACCCGCCCGGGCTGAGCGTGCAGGCCCTGCTGGACGCCGCGCACCCCTACCGCGAGCAGGAAACGCAGCTGCTCGCCCTGGAAGCCGACCTCGGCGACCCGGAGCGCCTGCACGCCTGGACGGCCCTGCACGCCCGGCTGGAAAGCGCGCAGTCGTACGCGTGGCCGTCACGGGTGCGGCGCATCCTGGGCATGCTGGACCTCACCCGGTTCCTGCACCGCGACGCCGCCACGCTCTCCGGTGGCGAACGCACCCGGCTGGCCCTGGCGCTCGCGCTGGCCCGCGAACCGGACCTGCTCATGCTGGACGAACCCACCAACCACCTGGACATCCGCATGCGCGAGTGGTTGGAAGGCTGGCTGCGGGCGTTCCCGGGCGGCGTGATGCTCACCAGCCACGACCGTGACTTCCTGGACGCCGTCGCCACCCGCTCCCTGTGGCTGGAGGCGGGCGGGGCCACGCCCTACCCGGGGGGGTACAGCCGCGCGTCCGCCCAGCGGGACCTGGAGCGGCGCACCCAGGCCCGCGCGCACCGCCTGGGCACCCGCGAGGCCGGCCGGCTCCAGGACAGCGTGGAGTGGCTGGACCGCCGCGGCCGGCGCAGCCGCGCGGTGAAGACCCGCGCCGGGCGCGTGGAGGTCGCCGAGGCCCCCCTGCCCGAACGGCAGCTCACCATGCGGCTGCTGGCCGGCACCGCCCGCGCCGGCCTGGTCGCCTGGGGCGAGCACCTGAGCCGCACGTACGGCGAGCACGTCATCCTGCGCGGCGCCGCGTTCCGGCTGCGGCAGGGAGACCGCGTGGCCCTGATGGGCGCCAACGGCACCGGCAAGACCACCCTGATGCGCCTGCTGGCCGGCGACCTCGCCCCGGACCCGCCCGCGCCCGGCGAGGACGCGCCGCTGCTGCGGGTGTCCCCGGGCGTCACGGTCGCCAGCCTGGACCAGATCGGGCACGGCCTCACGCCCGGCGTGCCGCTGCACGCGCAGTTCACCGCCCGTTTCGGCACGCGCGCCCGGGCGCTGCTGGGCCGCGCCGGATTCACCGCCGACGACTGGCCCAAACTGCCCGAGGTGCTCTCCGGGGGGGAACGCGCCCGTGCCGGGCTGGCCCTGGTCAGCGCCCTGCGCGCCGACCTGCTGCTGCTGGACGAACCCACCAATCACCTGGACGTGGAGGCCCTTCAATCCCTGGAGGCCGCCGTGCAC from Deinococcus ficus includes:
- a CDS encoding ABC-F family ATP-binding cassette domain-containing protein, which encodes MTTLISAEHVTVTFGDRAVLNGVDLSLADGERLALLGRNGSGKTTLLHVLHGDRRPDEGSVWHAPDLRVAFLHQHHAHPPGLSVQALLDAAHPYREQETQLLALEADLGDPERLHAWTALHARLESAQSYAWPSRVRRILGMLDLTRFLHRDAATLSGGERTRLALALALAREPDLLMLDEPTNHLDIRMREWLEGWLRAFPGGVMLTSHDRDFLDAVATRSLWLEAGGATPYPGGYSRASAQRDLERRTQARAHRLGTREAGRLQDSVEWLDRRGRRSRAVKTRAGRVEVAEAPLPERQLTMRLLAGTARAGLVAWGEHLSRTYGEHVILRGAAFRLRQGDRVALMGANGTGKTTLMRLLAGDLAPDPPAPGEDAPLLRVSPGVTVASLDQIGHGLTPGVPLHAQFTARFGTRARALLGRAGFTADDWPKLPEVLSGGERARAGLALVSALRADLLLLDEPTNHLDVEALQSLEAAVHAYGGAVVIVTHDRRFAREVANRLWVIEDATLREVAGWGSREYRDPAAHLTGDPPPPPPPPSARQRMVVVEHELHAIRTELDRPPGSLTGREEGRLRSRAHHLQGELHDLYADVFGAPQFDAEVREPPLTVRAQRFGDGPHGGGMFWAARDPECPHLAWDGYVLRFSAAPPGWYGAALLAGALRILFERWNVGRAQLGKDGPVLTRRSYFERTGVIR